One genomic segment of Sphaerodactylus townsendi isolate TG3544 linkage group LG07, MPM_Stown_v2.3, whole genome shotgun sequence includes these proteins:
- the TMEM8B gene encoding transmembrane protein 8B: MGRAGPGRLQLLLQLLVWLGPGRSADGLFATDYFTRTPRKLNAFRSFTSIELFHFRIPEDTVVAVWNLITFKEQGGTFGDQCPDRSITVYFRSGAPPVINPLLTRFPRDTAVPGSFALTLTWTLPNRTTGVFNITSPLPGDWFLAAHLPREQGRISVKGLAEDCQYLFQPQLIVQRLMGLGVLNPGYVTEHLLSPHNRSLLYKVFIPSYTSQVLVQLWNCRGANQSGEGCPLWLKVRGKAPPLHNSTAADCRERAPCRLVLDLPFWQTWYYVLLEKELGVAASLRFQLVVQLKDCSQTGLGRALVQLPGSSLNMPHSFGSAGGVAWADSRPPSPLNSSSAPTALPAAGEHCWPIRPTLRNELDTFSVHFYIFFGPNVSVPPDRPATFAISLLPVLDSGSSLNLELRLNVSSLRGENATVFACLNHEVPLALEENSSVTCETELLAGFLLSINATAPITRLRIPFPQTGSWYLSLRTLCTSDRGLEPCGNVTAEVYLRTYLSPCIDECGPYGQCKLLRTNNYLYAACECKAGWSGWGCTDNAAAFSYGFQLLSTLLLCLSNLMFLPPVVIAIRSNYLLEATVYIFTMFFSTFYHACDQPGIVVFCIMDYDVLQFCDFLGSLMSVWVTVIAMARLQPVVKQVLYLLGAMLLSMALQLDRHGLWNLLGPSLFALGIMAIAWTARSIRRRHCYPPTWQRWTFYLLPGALIAASAVLLYAFVETEENYFYIHSIWHMLIAGSVGFLLPPQAKAEPEDFAGPLPRRKGCGYQLCINEQEELGLVDPSAGGASVTSVCTS, translated from the exons aTGGGCTCTTTGCCACTGACTATTTCACCCGGACACCCCGGAAGCTGAACGCCTTCCGATCCTTCACCAGCATCGAGCTGTTCCATTTCCGCATCCCTGAGGACACGGTGGTGGCAGTTTGGAACCTGATCACCTTCAAAGAGCAGGGCGGCACCTTTGGAGACCAGTGCCCGGACCGAAGCATCACtgt GTATTTCCGCTCAGGGGCCCCTCCGGTCATCAACCCCCTGCTCACCCGCTTCCCCCGGGACACAGCCGTGCCTGGCTCTTTTGCCCTGACGCTCACCTGGACCCTGCCAAATAGGACCACGGGGGTCTTCAACATCACCAGCCCCCTACCTGGCGACTGGTTCCTGGCTGCACACCTGCCCAGAGAGCAGGGCAGGATCTCTGTCAAG GGCCTTGCGGAGGACTGCCAGTACCTCTTCCAGCCTCAGCTGATTGTCCAGCGCCTGATGGGCCTCGGGGTGCTGAACCCAGGCTATGTGACCGAACACCTGCTGTCCCCCCACAACAGGTCCCTGCTCTACAA GGTCTTCATCCCCAGCTACACATCCCAAGTGCTGGTGCAGCTGTGGAACTGCCGCGGGGCCAACCAGAGTGGGGAGGGCTGCCCACTGTGGCTGAAAGTTCGGGGAAAGGCCCCCCCTCTGCACAACTCCACTGCTGCCGACTGCCGGGAGAGGGCGCCCTGCCGCCTGGTGCTGGACCTCCCCTTCTGGCAGACCTGGTACTACGTGCTACTGGAAAAGGAGCTGGGCGTGGCCGCCAGCCTCAGGTTCCAGCTGGTGGTGCAGCTGAAGG ACTGCTCCCAGACAGGCCTCGGCCGGGCCCTTGTCCAGCTGCCCGGCTCCAGCCTGAACATGCCCCACTCCTTTGGCTCTGCAGGGGGGGTGGCCTGGGCAGACAgccggcccccctcccctctaaaCAGCTCTTCTGCCCCCACCGCCCTTCCCGCGGCCGGGGAGCACTGCTGGCCCATCCGGCCCACCCTCCGCAATGAGCTGGACACCTTCTCTGTCCACTTCTACATCTTCTTCGGCCCCAACGTCTCGGTCCCCCCTGATCGGCCGGCAACCTTCGCCATCAGCCTCCTGCCTGTGCTGGACAGCGGCAGCAGCCTCAACCTGGAGCTCCGGCTCAATGTG TCCTCCCTGCGAGGGGAGAATGCCACCGTCTTCGCTTGCTTGAACCACGAGGTGCCCTTGGCTCTGGAAGAGAACTCCTCTGTCACCTGTGAGACAG AGCTACTGGCCGGGTTCCTTCTGTCCATCAATGCCACGGCCCCCATCACCCGCTTGCGGATTCCCTTCCCCCAGACTGGAAGCTGGTACCTGAGCCTGCGCACACTCTGCACCTCTGACCGTGG GCTGGAGCCCTGCGGGAACGTGACTGCGGAGGTGTACCTGCGGACTTACCTCTCACCCTGCATTGACGAGTGTGGCCCCTACGGGCAGTGCAAGCTCCTGCGCACCAACAACTACCTGTACGCTGCCTGCGAGTGCAAAGCGG GCTGGAGTGGCTGGGGCTGCACGGACAACGCCGCAGCCTTCTCCTACGGGTTCCAGCTGCTCTCCACGCTGCTCCTCTGCCTGAGCAACCTCATGTTCCTTCCCCCGGTGGTCATAGCTATACGGAGCAACTACCTCCTGGAAGCCACCGTCTACATCTTCACCATGTTCTTCTCCACG TTCTACCACGCCTGTGACCAGCCCGGCATCGTGGTCTTCTGCATCATGGACTATGACGTGCTGCAGTTCTGTGACTTCCTGGGCTCCCTCATGTCTGTCTGGGTCACGGTGATCGCCATGGCCCGGCTCCAGCCTGTGGTCAAGCAG GTGCTGTACCTGTTGGGGGCCATGCTGCTCTCCATGGCGCTGCAGCTGGATCGGCACGGCCTCTGGAACCTCCTGGGACCCAGCCTCTTCGCCTTGGGGATCATGGCCATCGCCTGG ACGGCACGGAGCATCCGCCGGAGACACTGCTACCCGCCTACCTGGCAGCGCTGGACCTTCTACCTGCTCCCCGGAGCCCTGATCGCGGCCTCGGCCGTGCTGCTCTACGCCTTCGTGGAGACCGAGGAGAACTACTTCTACATCCACAGCATCTGGCACATGCTCATTGCCGGCAGCGTGGGCTTCCTGCTGCCGCCGCAGGCCAAGGCCGAGCCCGAGGATTTTGCGGGGCCGCTGCCTCGCCGGAAAGGCTGCGGCTACCAGCTCTGCATCAACGAGCAGGAGGAGTTGGGACTGGTGGACCCGAGCGCCGGGGGGGCCTCTGTCACCAGCGTCTGCACCAGCTGA